Proteins encoded within one genomic window of Candidatus Brocadiia bacterium:
- a CDS encoding PilZ domain-containing protein, giving the protein MSSFFDQDRREYVRVRADIPVRYKFLAKHIQDPKIEDIYQGVTNNISGGGILLCGVVPDIGWLSDLLMQRIVIGVNFVLPGDQEVIKALTRVSWIDAMDENSKKCQMGLKFKEVTSLDRDKIFKFIIRSQLPS; this is encoded by the coding sequence ATGTCATCATTTTTTGATCAGGATCGGCGTGAATACGTTCGTGTCAGGGCGGATATTCCGGTTCGTTATAAATTTCTGGCCAAGCATATACAAGACCCGAAAATAGAAGATATCTATCAGGGCGTTACCAATAATATCAGCGGTGGCGGCATACTTCTGTGCGGAGTGGTGCCTGACATCGGTTGGTTGTCCGACTTGCTTATGCAGCGCATCGTTATCGGAGTAAACTTTGTATTGCCCGGTGACCAGGAAGTCATTAAAGCGTTAACCAGGGTATCCTGGATAGATGCCATGGATGAGAATTCTAAAAAGTGCCAGATGGGGCTTAAATTCAAGGAAGTAACCTCGTTGGACCGAGATAAAATATTTAAATTTATTATCCGCTCTCAATTGCCATCTTAA
- a CDS encoding thiolase domain-containing protein encodes MGLRKVAVVGAGITKFVRRALETPKEITYNATKMALDSCELTLDKIDCVCHGTGPDAFDGVHMKGEYLSDASGAYRKPYMRSYVGGGTGVFTPIQGWYNIASGMFDTCLVVCEEKMSPLQPHPQSAFLSIFDHTTERPLGPNLIWIFALEMNRYMSVHGISLEEIALVAVKNKKNALDHPSALLGANLTVKDILASEILAWPVHRLMVSPVTDGAVALVLASEEKAKKITRKPVWIEGVGWSLDSAYWTNRDLYFPTYVEKAARMAYNMAGIKEPRKEINIVEPYDPFAYKELHHLEGLGFCKKGEAAKLTASGVTQRNGDLPVCPSGGLLGVGNPIAAAGLMKVAELFWQLRHEAGARQVPGNPRRGLAQAWGDLMQVGTVTVLGVDK; translated from the coding sequence ATGGGTTTAAGAAAAGTGGCAGTAGTTGGCGCCGGGATTACTAAGTTTGTTAGGCGTGCTCTTGAAACGCCAAAAGAAATTACTTATAATGCGACAAAGATGGCGCTTGATTCATGTGAGCTTACGTTAGATAAAATTGATTGCGTTTGTCATGGCACGGGTCCGGATGCGTTTGATGGTGTGCATATGAAGGGCGAATATCTTTCGGATGCCAGCGGTGCTTATCGTAAACCTTATATGAGGTCTTATGTGGGCGGCGGAACCGGAGTTTTTACGCCTATACAAGGCTGGTATAATATTGCGTCGGGAATGTTTGATACATGTCTGGTTGTGTGTGAAGAGAAAATGTCTCCTTTACAGCCTCATCCTCAATCGGCATTTTTATCTATTTTTGATCATACTACTGAACGTCCGCTTGGGCCAAATCTTATCTGGATATTCGCTCTTGAAATGAACAGATATATGTCTGTTCACGGTATATCACTTGAAGAAATTGCTTTGGTAGCCGTTAAGAATAAAAAGAATGCGTTAGACCATCCGTCCGCTCTTTTAGGAGCTAATCTTACCGTGAAGGATATTTTAGCTTCCGAAATTCTTGCTTGGCCGGTTCATCGCTTAATGGTAAGTCCGGTAACGGACGGAGCTGTAGCGCTAGTATTGGCATCGGAAGAAAAAGCCAAGAAAATAACTAGGAAGCCGGTTTGGATTGAAGGGGTTGGTTGGAGTCTTGACTCAGCCTACTGGACTAACCGTGACCTTTATTTCCCGACATACGTTGAAAAAGCTGCGCGTATGGCGTATAATATGGCCGGCATAAAAGAACCTCGTAAGGAAATTAACATAGTTGAACCTTACGACCCATTTGCCTACAAAGAATTACATCATTTAGAGGGATTAGGTTTTTGTAAGAAAGGTGAGGCCGCTAAGCTGACAGCTAGCGGTGTAACCCAGCGAAATGGTGATCTTCCGGTTTGTCCGTCTGGTGGTCTTTTGGGTGTGGGAAATCCAATTGCCGCGGCTGGTTTGATGAAGGTTGCCGAACTTTTTTGGCAATTAAGGCATGAAGCTGGGGCCAGGCAGGTGCCGGGTAACCCAAGGCGCGGTTTAGCCCAGGCCTGGGGCGATTTGATGCAGGTCGGAACCGTAACAGTTTTAGGAGTTGATAAATAG
- a CDS encoding DNA-directed RNA polymerase subunit alpha C-terminal domain-containing protein, giving the protein MAVVKEDAALSALFENENLGLDEILKLRGKIYQSNKYFSRFEKALSDFSNEKSRKLSPTKAETRKGVSLWILSKTEDALRVLEDAHRGKESDYFLALAYFDIGYYHKAKDLLAKLYKDSSGELEIVFPYVDVKIKLGEAEEAYELIQKIKKDCRNNAEFHYYSGLALEYMGKYEDAEKEYQSALRIDKNHAPSIFRLAYNSDLNGQDEEAINLYKQIRTESYAYTNALLNMGILYEDKGELEKARECYHKVVASYPNHARARLFLGDVEAAGDMFYDEELKRKELALRQLLNQPLTDFRLSMRSKKLMEKLEVKSLGDLVKKSEEDLLKIENFGQKSLSEIKDLLARRGLTLAIPGETFSIESMARGQVLAAPQKTDSLLNKSVFEIDWSARVRSALDKMKIYTLGDLVQKTEHDFLGVRNFGQTSLDEIMMRLKQMGLGLAQPE; this is encoded by the coding sequence ATGGCCGTAGTAAAAGAAGACGCTGCGTTAAGTGCATTATTTGAAAACGAAAATCTGGGCTTAGATGAGATACTGAAACTGCGAGGTAAAATTTACCAGTCAAATAAGTATTTTTCGAGGTTCGAAAAAGCGTTAAGTGACTTTTCAAATGAAAAGTCGAGGAAGCTTTCACCAACAAAGGCAGAGACGCGGAAGGGTGTTAGCCTGTGGATACTTAGTAAAACAGAAGATGCCTTGCGAGTATTAGAGGATGCGCATCGTGGAAAGGAATCTGATTACTTTTTGGCTTTAGCTTATTTTGATATTGGTTATTACCACAAGGCGAAGGATCTGCTGGCTAAATTGTACAAGGATTCGTCCGGGGAACTTGAAATAGTGTTCCCTTATGTTGATGTAAAAATAAAACTGGGCGAAGCAGAGGAAGCTTATGAGTTGATACAGAAAATCAAGAAAGATTGTCGGAATAATGCTGAATTTCATTACTACTCCGGATTGGCTCTGGAGTATATGGGCAAGTACGAGGACGCGGAAAAGGAATACCAGAGTGCTTTGCGGATTGATAAGAATCATGCGCCAAGTATTTTTAGGCTTGCCTATAATTCAGACCTGAATGGCCAGGATGAGGAAGCCATTAATCTTTATAAGCAAATCAGGACGGAAAGTTATGCCTATACTAATGCTCTTTTGAATATGGGTATTTTGTATGAGGATAAAGGGGAACTTGAAAAAGCTCGAGAGTGTTATCATAAGGTGGTTGCTTCTTATCCGAACCACGCTCGTGCCAGGTTATTTCTAGGCGACGTTGAGGCCGCCGGTGACATGTTCTATGACGAAGAGTTGAAGCGTAAAGAATTGGCTTTGAGACAGTTGTTGAATCAACCGCTTACGGATTTCAGATTATCCATGCGCAGCAAGAAACTTATGGAAAAACTTGAAGTGAAGAGCCTGGGAGATTTAGTGAAAAAATCTGAGGAAGATCTGCTGAAAATAGAAAACTTCGGCCAAAAATCCTTGTCCGAGATAAAAGACCTTTTGGCGAGACGCGGGCTTACTCTGGCAATTCCGGGTGAAACTTTCAGTATAGAATCAATGGCGCGCGGGCAGGTTCTTGCTGCACCACAGAAGACTGATAGCCTCTTGAATAAGTCAGTATTTGAAATTGACTGGTCGGCGCGGGTTCGGTCGGCGTTAGATAAGATGAAAATATATACGCTAGGAGATTTGGTCCAAAAAACAGAACATGATTTTCTGGGTGTGCGTAATTTCGGACAGACTTCTTTGGATGAAATAATGATGCGATTGAAGCAAATGGGTCTTGGTCTGGCACAGCCAGAATAG
- a CDS encoding 3-hydroxyacyl-CoA dehydrogenase NAD-binding domain-containing protein: protein MKFNKIGVIGAGTMGAGIVQKIASSGLPVVMLDIKPEFVERGLISIKTLLEEGVQKKLFSPDKAAQILGRIKGSTDINDLKDADLIIEAVFEDEKVKKDLFSKLDSLCGPNTVFASNTSSFKINDLSQSTRRHDKFLGLHYFYHPAKNRLLEIIPGSKTTAETLDKADEFANLTGKTAILVKDAPGFAVNRFFVPWLNEAARMLEENMGNIPTIDEAAKRAFHIGMGPFLLMNVTGVPIAFHSTETLNKELGKFYATAPLLKKQFESGQKWNLEGKIEESKIQAISERFMGVVFYVASQLVDEGVASIEDTDRGAKIGLRWEKGPFEMMNEAGMDKAQQYSKTVTDKYNISVPKILSKQGAQPWQFKLVELSVKDNIAYITINRPEAMNALNEEVVHQLGNAYNEAESNHRVRAIVFKGKGKAFVAGADITYFVKKIEAKRIDDIIRFTGKGKDVLYHIDKSRRLTIAVLDGLALGGGAELALACDIILMTERASIGFPETGIGIYPGLGGTQRLPRLVGKALAKYLVFTGDIINNIKAQEFGLAMSVPCTELAGRINEIAASSQPREQFQATIIVSPETTKIKAIFDDAKVTDLLGGKLADSTDPLEAKLAKKISFKAPIALKLANELIDQGLIGHLEDGLNLELSHLNEIFSTKDAYEGLTSVVQKRRPIYTGK from the coding sequence ATGAAATTCAATAAAATAGGAGTTATCGGGGCCGGTACGATGGGTGCTGGGATTGTTCAGAAAATAGCCAGCTCTGGTTTGCCGGTAGTTATGCTGGATATTAAGCCGGAATTCGTTGAACGCGGTTTGATCAGTATAAAGACTCTTCTTGAGGAAGGGGTCCAGAAGAAATTATTCAGCCCGGATAAAGCCGCTCAAATACTTGGCCGGATTAAGGGTAGTACGGATATTAATGATCTTAAGGATGCCGATTTAATTATTGAAGCCGTATTTGAAGATGAAAAGGTTAAGAAGGATTTATTTAGCAAGTTGGATAGTTTGTGCGGTCCGAATACTGTTTTTGCATCAAATACTTCATCGTTTAAGATAAATGACCTGTCTCAGTCTACCCGCCGGCATGATAAATTCCTGGGTCTTCACTATTTTTATCATCCCGCAAAGAATCGTTTACTGGAGATTATTCCGGGTTCGAAGACAACTGCCGAAACCTTGGATAAAGCAGATGAGTTCGCTAATCTTACTGGTAAGACTGCTATTTTGGTTAAGGATGCGCCGGGCTTTGCCGTAAACCGCTTTTTTGTTCCTTGGCTTAATGAAGCCGCTCGGATGCTCGAGGAAAATATGGGTAATATTCCGACCATCGACGAAGCGGCCAAGCGTGCTTTCCATATCGGTATGGGGCCGTTCCTGCTCATGAACGTGACCGGAGTTCCGATTGCTTTCCACTCAACCGAAACGTTGAATAAGGAACTGGGGAAATTCTATGCCACAGCTCCATTACTTAAGAAGCAGTTTGAATCTGGGCAGAAATGGAATCTTGAAGGGAAAATCGAGGAATCAAAAATACAGGCCATTTCAGAACGATTTATGGGTGTGGTGTTTTATGTAGCGTCGCAGTTGGTTGATGAAGGCGTAGCCAGCATTGAGGATACCGACCGCGGAGCCAAGATAGGTCTGCGCTGGGAAAAGGGGCCTTTTGAAATGATGAATGAGGCCGGGATGGACAAAGCCCAGCAATATTCTAAAACCGTTACCGATAAATATAATATCAGCGTACCGAAAATTCTATCAAAGCAGGGAGCTCAGCCGTGGCAATTTAAGCTGGTTGAGCTGTCAGTTAAGGACAATATTGCATACATAACTATTAACCGGCCCGAGGCGATGAATGCTCTTAACGAGGAAGTTGTTCATCAGCTGGGTAATGCTTACAACGAAGCCGAAAGCAATCATCGGGTAAGAGCCATTGTATTCAAGGGCAAAGGAAAGGCCTTTGTGGCCGGGGCCGATATAACCTATTTCGTGAAGAAAATTGAGGCGAAGCGTATCGATGACATCATAAGGTTCACCGGTAAGGGCAAAGATGTATTGTATCACATTGATAAATCCCGCAGACTGACTATAGCTGTTTTGGATGGTTTAGCCTTGGGCGGCGGTGCTGAACTGGCATTGGCCTGTGATATTATTTTAATGACCGAGCGTGCGTCTATCGGTTTCCCGGAAACCGGTATCGGTATTTATCCGGGCCTGGGCGGGACTCAGCGTTTGCCCCGGCTTGTCGGCAAAGCACTGGCTAAATATCTGGTTTTTACCGGTGATATCATAAATAATATCAAAGCTCAGGAGTTCGGGCTGGCTATGTCTGTGCCCTGCACCGAGTTGGCTGGGCGGATAAATGAAATTGCCGCTTCTTCTCAACCTCGGGAGCAGTTCCAGGCGACGATTATCGTTTCACCTGAAACTACTAAAATTAAGGCGATATTCGATGACGCCAAAGTCACCGACCTGCTGGGCGGTAAATTAGCTGATAGCACCGACCCACTTGAGGCCAAGCTGGCGAAAAAGATATCCTTTAAAGCGCCAATAGCGCTGAAACTGGCTAATGAGCTGATTGACCAGGGGTTGATTGGTCACTTGGAAGACGGTTTGAATCTGGAGCTTTCGCATCTTAACGAAATATTTTCTACTAAAGATGCTTACGAGGGGTTAACTTCAGTTGTACAGAAACGTCGTCCGATTTATACCGGCAAGTAA